A genomic stretch from Marinimicrobium sp. C6131 includes:
- the mobA gene encoding molybdenum cofactor guanylyltransferase MobA, with product MNDRPPILGIILAGGLARRMGGGDKCLLPLGGQTLLQRAIAKARPQVDELLLNANGNHLRFTRSGLTVLSDEYPNFPGPLAGIHAGLQWLENHRPEQQWLASFASDTPFFPDNLVSELHRRAGETGATLVLARSGEQIHPIFGLWHRSLLPAIREALQAGKTPRLQDWAREQKAESVSFEQTDYDPFFNVNRPQDLYDAEALLPLTDRPR from the coding sequence ATGAACGACAGACCCCCGATTCTGGGCATTATCCTCGCCGGAGGACTCGCGCGCCGTATGGGCGGCGGCGATAAGTGCCTGCTGCCACTGGGCGGTCAGACCCTGCTCCAGCGGGCGATCGCCAAAGCCAGGCCCCAGGTGGACGAACTACTGCTCAACGCCAACGGCAACCACCTGCGGTTCACCCGCAGCGGCCTGACGGTCTTGTCCGACGAGTACCCCAACTTCCCCGGCCCTCTGGCGGGTATTCACGCCGGCTTGCAGTGGCTGGAGAACCATCGCCCCGAACAACAGTGGCTGGCCAGTTTTGCCAGCGACACGCCGTTTTTCCCCGACAACCTGGTCAGTGAGCTGCACCGCCGGGCCGGGGAGACTGGCGCGACTCTGGTCCTGGCCCGCTCGGGCGAGCAGATCCACCCGATCTTCGGGCTCTGGCATCGCTCCCTGCTGCCGGCCATTCGCGAGGCTCTGCAGGCGGGCAAAACGCCACGGCTGCAGGACTGGGCACGGGAGCAGAAAGCCGAATCGGTCTCCTTTGAGCAGACGGACTATGACCCGTTTTTCAACGTCAACCGGCCGCAAGATCTGTACGATGCCGAGGCGCTCCTGCCCCTGACGGACCGCCCCCGCTAG
- the pdxH gene encoding pyridoxamine 5'-phosphate oxidase yields the protein MGLDLQSLRREYLRGGLNLEDLSANPIDQFEVWMEQAVKAEIPDPTAMVLATASPDGQPSQRIVLLKGLDEQGFVFYTNRTSRKGLELADNPKASLHFPWHSLERQVDVCGRVEPLSREESERYFRSRPKESQLSAWASHQSRPIASREALLAYFRDLEKRFEGQEIPLPDFWGGYRVRPHQVEFWQGGAHRLHDRFEYNLQPDGNWTIDRLEP from the coding sequence ATGGGTCTTGATTTGCAGAGTCTGCGCCGGGAGTACTTGCGCGGTGGTTTGAACCTGGAAGATTTGAGCGCCAACCCCATTGATCAGTTTGAAGTCTGGATGGAGCAGGCGGTGAAGGCGGAGATTCCCGACCCCACGGCCATGGTGCTGGCCACCGCCTCTCCGGATGGGCAGCCATCGCAGCGCATTGTGTTGCTCAAAGGGCTGGACGAGCAGGGGTTTGTGTTCTACACCAACCGGACCAGTCGGAAGGGGCTTGAGCTGGCGGATAACCCGAAGGCCAGTCTGCATTTTCCCTGGCACTCACTGGAGCGCCAGGTGGACGTGTGCGGTAGGGTCGAGCCGCTTTCGCGCGAAGAGTCCGAGCGCTATTTCCGGTCCCGGCCCAAAGAGAGTCAATTATCCGCCTGGGCCTCCCACCAGAGTCGCCCCATTGCCTCCCGGGAAGCGTTGTTGGCGTACTTTCGTGACCTGGAAAAACGCTTTGAAGGACAGGAAATCCCGCTGCCGGACTTCTGGGGTGGTTACCGGGTTCGCCCCCATCAGGTGGAGTTCTGGCAGGGCGGGGCCCATCGCCTGCATGATCGGTTTGAGTACAACCTTCAGCCCGATGGCAACTGGACCATCGACCGACTGGAGCCCTGA